One window of the Chryseotalea sp. WA131a genome contains the following:
- the pheS gene encoding phenylalanine--tRNA ligase subunit alpha gives MEEKVKEIQQEVEAFLVKSKDDLENFRLKFISKKGAVSNLFDDLKTALPEEKKKLGKVLNDLKQLAEAKFKSWQEAIDNTSTSSGEAIDLSLPIVPNKTGNLHPLNLTRYRIIEIFERLGFNVSDGPEVEDDWHNFSALNFPANHPAREMQDTFFVEKSTEENSDMLLRTHTSNVQIRLMENQKPPIRSIMPGRVYRNEAISARAHCFFHQVEGLYVDKNVSFRDLKQTLYHFAKEMFGQETKIRLRPSFFPFTEPSAEIDISCLICHGKGCNVCKYSGWVEIAGSGMVHPNVLRHVNIDPEEFTGFAFGMGIERITMLRYSINDLRLFSENDVRFLKQFSSVL, from the coding sequence ATGGAAGAAAAAGTAAAGGAGATACAACAAGAGGTAGAAGCCTTTTTGGTGAAGTCGAAAGATGATTTGGAAAACTTTCGGTTGAAGTTCATTAGCAAAAAGGGAGCGGTTTCAAACTTGTTTGATGATTTGAAAACAGCTCTTCCAGAGGAGAAAAAAAAACTGGGTAAAGTATTGAACGACCTCAAGCAACTAGCGGAGGCAAAATTCAAATCGTGGCAGGAAGCAATTGATAATACATCAACTTCCTCTGGTGAAGCGATTGATCTTTCATTGCCCATCGTTCCCAACAAAACAGGCAATCTGCATCCGCTCAATTTAACGCGTTATCGAATTATCGAAATCTTTGAGCGTCTTGGTTTTAATGTAAGCGATGGCCCCGAAGTGGAAGACGATTGGCATAATTTCTCTGCCTTAAATTTCCCCGCCAACCACCCCGCCCGCGAAATGCAGGACACTTTTTTTGTTGAGAAATCTACAGAAGAAAACTCCGACATGCTGCTACGTACTCACACCTCCAATGTGCAGATACGTTTAATGGAAAACCAAAAACCTCCCATCCGATCGATCATGCCAGGGCGGGTGTATCGCAACGAAGCTATTTCAGCACGCGCACATTGCTTCTTCCACCAAGTAGAGGGTTTGTATGTCGATAAGAATGTCAGCTTTCGCGATTTAAAACAGACCTTGTATCATTTTGCCAAAGAAATGTTTGGGCAAGAAACCAAAATACGTTTGCGCCCGTCTTTCTTTCCTTTCACAGAGCCGAGTGCCGAGATTGACATCTCGTGCTTGATTTGCCATGGCAAAGGGTGCAACGTGTGTAAGTACAGCGGCTGGGTAGAAATTGCGGGTTCTGGAATGGTGCACCCCAATGTGTTGCGTCATGTAAACATCGACCCTGAAGAATTTACAGGCTTTGCTTTTGGTATGGGCATAGAGCGCATCACCATGTTGCGCTACAGCATTAACGACCTTCGGTTGTTTTCAGAAAATGATGTTCGCTTTTTGAAGCAGTTTAGCTCCGTACTCTAA
- a CDS encoding undecaprenyl/decaprenyl-phosphate alpha-N-acetylglucosaminyl 1-phosphate transferase: MIRHFNYLATNFKYSFIIRLLLYTAISFLISFLVMPVLIKILSQWKLYDSPGNHKIHSDFKPSMGGVAIFLGAIFALLMSLSLTDWGAQKYFFISISVMFIIGLRDDVLALTPKQKLYSQFLPVLLLVFLDNVTLNSTYGLIDLPFVPTWVIWFISILTLIILTNAYNLIDGVDGLAGSIGMVGLIFFGLWFYAIDNMVFSLVAMTFAGAILGFLFFNWQPSKIFMGDTGALMIGFLLSFMAIQFINANFQLPVGHAAKFESSVSTALCVVIIPVFDTLRVIILRVRKMQSPFKADRNHLHHQLLNLNFSHHKTVIVLVTINLFFILLAYLLRNQSDKLILPLVIGICLIINFIVKKAQR, encoded by the coding sequence GTGATAAGGCATTTTAACTACCTTGCTACTAATTTCAAATATTCTTTTATCATCCGACTTCTTCTTTATACAGCCATTTCGTTCTTAATCTCCTTTTTGGTGATGCCTGTGCTCATCAAAATTCTGAGTCAGTGGAAGCTTTATGACTCTCCGGGCAATCACAAAATTCATTCGGACTTCAAACCTTCCATGGGCGGAGTGGCGATTTTTCTCGGGGCAATATTCGCTCTATTAATGTCTCTTTCCTTGACTGATTGGGGAGCACAAAAATATTTTTTTATTTCCATTTCAGTTATGTTTATAATTGGCTTGCGCGATGATGTGCTGGCACTTACGCCAAAGCAAAAATTATACAGTCAATTTTTGCCTGTTTTGTTGCTGGTTTTTTTAGATAACGTAACCCTCAACTCAACCTATGGCCTGATCGATCTGCCATTTGTGCCCACATGGGTCATTTGGTTCATCAGTATTTTAACCTTGATTATTCTTACCAATGCCTATAATTTAATTGATGGAGTAGATGGTTTAGCCGGCTCGATTGGGATGGTTGGTTTGATTTTTTTCGGGCTTTGGTTTTATGCCATTGATAATATGGTGTTCAGTTTGGTAGCGATGACATTTGCTGGGGCAATACTGGGTTTTTTGTTTTTTAATTGGCAGCCCTCCAAAATTTTTATGGGCGATACGGGCGCTTTAATGATTGGCTTCTTGCTTTCGTTCATGGCTATTCAATTCATCAATGCCAATTTTCAATTGCCAGTGGGGCATGCGGCCAAATTTGAGTCGTCAGTCTCCACCGCCCTCTGTGTGGTGATTATACCAGTTTTCGATACACTGCGTGTCATCATTTTGAGGGTGCGAAAAATGCAATCTCCTTTCAAGGCAGATCGCAACCATTTGCATCACCAATTGTTGAACCTAAACTTCTCACATCACAAGACGGTCATCGTTTTGGTAACCATCAACCTCTTCTTTATTCTGTTGGCCTACCTGTTGAGAAACCAATCCGATAAGTTAATTTTGCCATTGGTTATTGGTATTTGCCTGATTATTAATTTTATTGTCAAGAAGGCTCAGCGCTGA